Proteins encoded in a region of the Micropterus dolomieu isolate WLL.071019.BEF.003 ecotype Adirondacks linkage group LG09, ASM2129224v1, whole genome shotgun sequence genome:
- the evx1 gene encoding homeobox even-skipped homolog protein 1 isoform X2 — translation MESREEMVMLAEGGQLGKSGSNLSGAIGSPVREPQGKPGHRSCLSPGGAPYSRDRTEVVMEESARRNMCADMRPVGTSSSGERHRTDHLHKDGSSSDTESDFYEEIDVSCTPESMDYPTAKADQIRRYRTAFTREQIARLEKEFYRENYVSRPRRCELAAALNLPETTIKVWFQNRRMKDKRQRLAMTWPHPADPAFYTYMMSHAAATGNLPYPFPSHLPLPYYSHLGVGAGAAPAATPFSNPLRSLDSFRMLSHPYQRPELLCAFRHPSLYPGPTHGLGPGGSPCSCLACHSSQSNGISTRPSGSDFACSPTSRTDAFVTFTPSVLSKSSSVTLDQREEVPLTR, via the exons ATGGAAAGCAGAGAGGAGATGGTGATGCTGGCGGAGGGAGGTCAGCTTGGCAAGAGCGGCTCTAATTTGTCTGGAGCCATCGGGAGCCCCGTGCGAGAACCGCAGGGAAAGCCTGGTCACAGAAGCTGTCTGAGCCCCGGCGGTGCGCCTTACTCCCGGGACAGAACGGAGGTGGTGATGGAGGAAAGCGCACGGAGGAATATGTGCGCCGATATGAGGCCAGTTGGCACATCTTCCTCCGGAGAGAGGCACCGGACTGATCATCTCCACAAAGACGGCAGCAGCTCAGACACGGAGTCGGACTTCTACGAGGAAATTGATGTCAGCTGCACGCCTGAAAGCATGGACTACCCGACAGCTAAAG CGGATCAGATTCGCCGGTACCGGACAGCGTTCACTAGAGAGCAGATCGCACGGCTGGAGAAGGAATTTTACCGGGAGAACTACGTGTCCAGGCCGCGGAGATGCGAACTGGCGGCTGCTTTAAATCTACCTGAAACTACAATCAAG GTGTGGTTTCAGAACCGCAGGATGAAAGACAAGCGCCAGCGTCTGGCCATGACTTGGCCTCACCCCGCCGACCCGGCCTTCTACACCTACATGATGAGCCACGCGGCGGCCACGGGGAACCTGCCCTACCCCTTCCCATCCCACCTGCCGCTGCCTTACTACTCCCACCTGGGTGTAGGAGCTGGAGCGGCTCCGGCCGCCACCCCTTTCTCCAACCCTCTGCGCTCCCTCGACAGTTTCCGGATGCTGTCTCACCCCTACCAGAGGCCGGAGCTCCTGTGCGCCTTCAGACACCCCTCCCTGTACCCGGGTCCGACCCACGGCCTCGGTCCCGGGGGAAGCCCCTGTTCCTGCCTGGCCTGTCACTCCAGTCAATCCAACGGTATCTCAACCAGGCCCTCCGGCTCGGACTTCGCTTGTTCCCCAACTAGCAGGACTGACGCTTTTGTCACTTTCACGCCTTCAGTGCTCAGCAAATCCTCATCTGTGACATTAGATCAGAGGGAAGAAGTGCCTCTGACCAGATAA
- the evx1 gene encoding homeobox even-skipped homolog protein 1 isoform X1 yields MESREEMVMLAEGGQLGKSGSNLSGAIGSPVREPQGKPGHRSCLSPGGAPYSRDRTEVVMEESARRNMCADMRPVGTSSSGERHRTDHLHKDGSSSDTESDFYEEIDVSCTPESMDYPTAKGRNGDSPSHPSETGADPGNIVPGQGSLSYSADQIRRYRTAFTREQIARLEKEFYRENYVSRPRRCELAAALNLPETTIKVWFQNRRMKDKRQRLAMTWPHPADPAFYTYMMSHAAATGNLPYPFPSHLPLPYYSHLGVGAGAAPAATPFSNPLRSLDSFRMLSHPYQRPELLCAFRHPSLYPGPTHGLGPGGSPCSCLACHSSQSNGISTRPSGSDFACSPTSRTDAFVTFTPSVLSKSSSVTLDQREEVPLTR; encoded by the exons ATGGAAAGCAGAGAGGAGATGGTGATGCTGGCGGAGGGAGGTCAGCTTGGCAAGAGCGGCTCTAATTTGTCTGGAGCCATCGGGAGCCCCGTGCGAGAACCGCAGGGAAAGCCTGGTCACAGAAGCTGTCTGAGCCCCGGCGGTGCGCCTTACTCCCGGGACAGAACGGAGGTGGTGATGGAGGAAAGCGCACGGAGGAATATGTGCGCCGATATGAGGCCAGTTGGCACATCTTCCTCCGGAGAGAGGCACCGGACTGATCATCTCCACAAAGACGGCAGCAGCTCAGACACGGAGTCGGACTTCTACGAGGAAATTGATGTCAGCTGCACGCCTGAAAGCATGGACTACCCGACAGCTAAAG GTCGAAATGGGGATTCTCCGAGTCACCCGAGTGAGACTGGTGCAGATCCGGGTAACATTGTCCCGGGTCAGGGCTCTCTGTCCTATTCAGCGGATCAGATTCGCCGGTACCGGACAGCGTTCACTAGAGAGCAGATCGCACGGCTGGAGAAGGAATTTTACCGGGAGAACTACGTGTCCAGGCCGCGGAGATGCGAACTGGCGGCTGCTTTAAATCTACCTGAAACTACAATCAAG GTGTGGTTTCAGAACCGCAGGATGAAAGACAAGCGCCAGCGTCTGGCCATGACTTGGCCTCACCCCGCCGACCCGGCCTTCTACACCTACATGATGAGCCACGCGGCGGCCACGGGGAACCTGCCCTACCCCTTCCCATCCCACCTGCCGCTGCCTTACTACTCCCACCTGGGTGTAGGAGCTGGAGCGGCTCCGGCCGCCACCCCTTTCTCCAACCCTCTGCGCTCCCTCGACAGTTTCCGGATGCTGTCTCACCCCTACCAGAGGCCGGAGCTCCTGTGCGCCTTCAGACACCCCTCCCTGTACCCGGGTCCGACCCACGGCCTCGGTCCCGGGGGAAGCCCCTGTTCCTGCCTGGCCTGTCACTCCAGTCAATCCAACGGTATCTCAACCAGGCCCTCCGGCTCGGACTTCGCTTGTTCCCCAACTAGCAGGACTGACGCTTTTGTCACTTTCACGCCTTCAGTGCTCAGCAAATCCTCATCTGTGACATTAGATCAGAGGGAAGAAGTGCCTCTGACCAGATAA